From Toxotes jaculatrix isolate fToxJac2 chromosome 1, fToxJac2.pri, whole genome shotgun sequence, a single genomic window includes:
- the LOC121178872 gene encoding high choriolytic enzyme 1-like, with the protein MSPSASLLLLLLLGLSQAHPLQEEGSKQVPDTVDITTRILTSNNATNEILLEGDLLAPRTRNAMMCWSQSCLWRKASNGLVMIPFTMSSEFTSWERQTIEYAMQSFHSSTCIRFVPRQNEYDYISIENRAGCFSSLGREGGGQVLSLNRQGCLYHGIIQHEINHALGFQHEQTRSDRDYYVRINWENIDPQMAYNFYKQNTNNLNTPYDYSSIMHYGRTAFSIQYGMDSITPIPDPNVQIGQREGMSYWDIMRINMLYGC; encoded by the coding sequence ATGAGTCCCTCtgccagcctgctgctgctgctcctgcttggCCTCTCTCAGGCTCATCCTCTCCAGGAGGAAGGAAGCAAACAAGTCCCAGACACTGTCGACATCACCACCAGGATCCTGACCTCTAACAACGCCACCAATGAGATCCTGCTGGAAGGAGACCTGCTTGCTCCCAGAACCAGAAATGCCATGATGTGCTGGTCCCAGAGCTGCCTGTGGAGGAAAGCCTCCAACGGCTTGGTGATGATCCCCTTCACTATGAGCAGTGAGTTCACCAGCTGGGAGAGGCAGACGATTGAATACGCCATGCAGTCCTTCCACAGCAGTACCTGCATCCGCTTCGTCCCCCGTCAGAACGAGTACGACTACATCAGCATCGAGAACAGAGCCggatgtttctcctctctgggcagagagggaggcggACAGGTGCTCTCTCTCAACAGGCAGGGCTGCCTCTACCACGGCATCATCCAGCACGAGATCAACCACGCTCTGGGCTTCCAGCACGAGCAGACCAGGAGCGACCGCGACTACTACGTCAGGATCAACTGGGAGAACATCGACCCGCAGATGGCCTACAACTTCTACAAGCAGAACACCAACAACCTCAACACCCCCTACGACTACTCCTCCATCATGCACTATGGAAGAACAGCCTTCTCCATCCAGTACGGGATGGACTCCATCACCCCCATCCCCGACCCCAATGTCCAGATCGGCCAGAGGGAGGGCATGTCCTACTGGGACATCATGAGGATCAACATGCTCTATGGCTGCTAA